A single Syngnathoides biaculeatus isolate LvHL_M chromosome 18, ASM1980259v1, whole genome shotgun sequence DNA region contains:
- the mtmr2 gene encoding myotubularin-related protein 2 isoform X2, protein MEKTGSIDSLGSKQSSRHPSVDSLSSGERSTQVKAPSCVQSEMTTSAEFSPEIRVKPKTPAKVFRDSDKEEPQLLPNEVVQDMAQDVTYFCPFTGALRGTVTVSNYRLFFKCMDREPSFVLDLPLGVVSRVEKIGSASSRGDASYGLVCKDMRNLRFAHKQMDDTLRKSVFEVLMKFAFPVSNGLQIFAFEYGQVFPENGWKVYDAVSEYKRQGIPNESWRITKVNDHYELCDTYPSTMAVPVHIPDEELKRVAAFRAKGRIPVLSWIHPESQATVTRCSQPMVGVNGKRSKEDEKYLQAIMDANAQSHKLFIFDARPSVNAAANKMKGGGYESEDAYQNAELVFLDIHNIHVMRESLRKLKDVVYPNIEDSRWLSNLESTHWLEHIKLILAGALRIADKVESGKTSVVVHCSDGWDRTAQLTSLAMLMLDGYYRTIRGFQVLLEKEWLSFGHRFQLRIGHGDKNHTDADRSPVFIQFVDCVWQLSRQFPAAFEFNEYFLVTILDHLYSCLFGTFLCNSEQQRLKEEIPKRTVSLWSYVNSQLEEFTNPLYVNFSNHVLFPVVSLRHLELWVGYYIRWNPRMRPQRHKELLAKRAELQKRVDELQREATDRSASSSAERAGSPTRSITPVQTFV, encoded by the exons ATGGAGAAGACCGGAAGCATCGACAGTTTGGGGTCGAAGCAATCTTCCCGACATCCGAGTGTTGATTCATTGTCCAG CGGTGAGCGTTCGACGCAAGTGAAAGCTCCTTCTTGCGTGCAGTCCGAGATGACCACCTCAGCGGAGTTTTCCCCAGAGATCAGG gTCAagcccaaaactccggcaaag GTTTTTCGAGATTCTGACAAAGAGGAGCCGCAGTTACTTCCAAATGAAGTTGTGCAAGATATGG ctcaagACGTCACCTATTTCTGTCCATTTACCGGAGCGTTACGTGGAACAGTGACAGTTAGCAACTACAGACTCTTCTTCAAATGCATGGACAGG GAGCCCTCTTTTGTGCTGGACCTGCCCCTCGGGGTCGTGAGTCGCGTGGAGAAGATCGGCAGCGCGTCGAGCCGCGGCGATGCGTCCTACGGCCTCGTCTGCAAG GATATGCGAAACCTGCGGTTTGCGCACAAACAAATGGATGACACCCTCAGGAAGTCCGTTTTCGAAGTGTTGATGAAATTTGCGTTTCCTGTCTCCAACGGGTTG CAAATATTTGCTTTCGAGTACGGACAAGTGTTTCCTGAGAATGGATGGAAGGTGTATGACGCGGTCTCTGAATACAAAAGACAG GGCATTCCCAATGAAAGTTGGAGGATTACAAAGGTAAACGATCACTACGAACTGTGCGACACGTACCCGTCGACGATGGCGGTTCCGGTCCACATCCCGGATGAGGAGCTAAAGAGAGTGGCGGCCTTCCGGGCAAAGGGAAGGATTCCC GTTCTGTCCTGGATCCACCCGGAGAGCCAGGCCACAGTGACGCGTTGCAGTCAGCCCATGGTCGGAGTGAATGGGAAGCGAagcaaagaggatgaaaaataccTGCAGGCAATCATGGATGCCAACGCCCAGTCACATAAACTCTTCATTTTTGATGCCAGGCCCAGCGTCAACGCTGCGGCCAACAAG ATGAAAGGTGGCGGATATGAAAGCGAGGATGCTTATCAAAACGCCGAGTTGGTGTTCTTGGATATTCACAACATCCACGTCATGAGAGAGTCGCTGCGCAAGCTGAAGGACGTCGTCTACCCCAACATTGAAGATTCCCGCTGGCTTTCCAATCTGGAGTCCACTCACTGGCTGGAGCACATCAAG CTGATCCTGGCTGGGGCGCTGCGTATCGCAGACAAGGTGGAGTCCGGCAAAACGTCCGTGGTGGTCCACTGCAGCGACGGCTGGGACCGCACGGCCCAGCTCACCTCGCTGGCCATGTTGATGCTGGACGGTTACTACAGAACCATTCGGGGCTTCCAGGTCTTGCTGGAGAAAGAATGGCTGAGCTTCGGCCACCGCTTCCAGCTG CGTATCGGCCACGGCGACAAGAACCACACGGACGCCGATCGCTCGCCCGTTTTCATTCAGTTTGTTGACTGCGTGTGGCAGTTGAGTCGCCAG TTTCCCGCAGCTTTTGAGTTTAACGAATACTTCCTGGTGACCATCTTGGACCATCTGTACAGCTGCTTGTTTGGGACGTTCCTGTGTAACAGCGAACAGCAGAGGTTGAAGGAA GAGATTCCAAAGAGGACCGTTTCCTTGTGGTCATACGTTAACAGCCAGCTGGAGGAGTTCACCAACCCTTTGTACGTGAACTTCTCCAATCACGTGCTGTTCCCGGTCGTGAGCTTACGCCACCTGGAGCTCTGGGTCGGCTACTACATACGCTGGAACCCTCGCATGAGGCCTCAG CGCCACAAGGAACTGCTGGCCAAGCGCGCCGAGCTGCAGAAGAGAGTCGACGAGCTGCAGCGAGAGGCCACCGACCGCTCGGCGTCCTCTTCCGCGGAGCGGGCGGGCTCTCCGACGCGGTCCATCACCCCAGTGCAGACCTTCGTTTGA
- the mtmr2 gene encoding myotubularin-related protein 2 isoform X1 yields the protein MEKTGSIDSLGSKQSSRHPSVDSLSSGERSTQVKAPSCVQSEMTTSAEFSPEIRVKPKTPAKVFRDSDKEEPQLLPNEVVQDMAQDVTYFCPFTGALRGTVTVSNYRLFFKCMDREPSFVLDLPLGVVSRVEKIGSASSRGDASYGLVCKDMRNLRFAHKQMDDTLRKSVFEVLMKFAFPVSNGLQIFAFEYGQVFPENGWKVYDAVSEYKRQGIPNESWRITKVNDHYELCDTYPSTMAVPVHIPDEELKRVAAFRAKGRIPVLSWIHPESQATVTRCSQPMVGVNGKRSKEDEKYLQAIMDANAQSHKLFIFDARPSVNAAANKMKGGGYESEDAYQNAELVFLDIHNIHVMRESLRKLKDVVYPNIEDSRWLSNLESTHWLEHIKLILAGALRIADKVESGKTSVVVHCSDGWDRTAQLTSLAMLMLDGYYRTIRGFQVLLEKEWLSFGHRFQLRIGHGDKNHTDADRSPVFIQFVDCVWQLSRQFPAAFEFNEYFLVTILDHLYSCLFGTFLCNSEQQRLKEEIPKRTVSLWSYVNSQLEEFTNPLYVNFSNHVLFPVVSLRHLELWVGYYIRWNPRMRPQEPVHQRHKELLAKRAELQKRVDELQREATDRSASSSAERAGSPTRSITPVQTFV from the exons ATGGAGAAGACCGGAAGCATCGACAGTTTGGGGTCGAAGCAATCTTCCCGACATCCGAGTGTTGATTCATTGTCCAG CGGTGAGCGTTCGACGCAAGTGAAAGCTCCTTCTTGCGTGCAGTCCGAGATGACCACCTCAGCGGAGTTTTCCCCAGAGATCAGG gTCAagcccaaaactccggcaaag GTTTTTCGAGATTCTGACAAAGAGGAGCCGCAGTTACTTCCAAATGAAGTTGTGCAAGATATGG ctcaagACGTCACCTATTTCTGTCCATTTACCGGAGCGTTACGTGGAACAGTGACAGTTAGCAACTACAGACTCTTCTTCAAATGCATGGACAGG GAGCCCTCTTTTGTGCTGGACCTGCCCCTCGGGGTCGTGAGTCGCGTGGAGAAGATCGGCAGCGCGTCGAGCCGCGGCGATGCGTCCTACGGCCTCGTCTGCAAG GATATGCGAAACCTGCGGTTTGCGCACAAACAAATGGATGACACCCTCAGGAAGTCCGTTTTCGAAGTGTTGATGAAATTTGCGTTTCCTGTCTCCAACGGGTTG CAAATATTTGCTTTCGAGTACGGACAAGTGTTTCCTGAGAATGGATGGAAGGTGTATGACGCGGTCTCTGAATACAAAAGACAG GGCATTCCCAATGAAAGTTGGAGGATTACAAAGGTAAACGATCACTACGAACTGTGCGACACGTACCCGTCGACGATGGCGGTTCCGGTCCACATCCCGGATGAGGAGCTAAAGAGAGTGGCGGCCTTCCGGGCAAAGGGAAGGATTCCC GTTCTGTCCTGGATCCACCCGGAGAGCCAGGCCACAGTGACGCGTTGCAGTCAGCCCATGGTCGGAGTGAATGGGAAGCGAagcaaagaggatgaaaaataccTGCAGGCAATCATGGATGCCAACGCCCAGTCACATAAACTCTTCATTTTTGATGCCAGGCCCAGCGTCAACGCTGCGGCCAACAAG ATGAAAGGTGGCGGATATGAAAGCGAGGATGCTTATCAAAACGCCGAGTTGGTGTTCTTGGATATTCACAACATCCACGTCATGAGAGAGTCGCTGCGCAAGCTGAAGGACGTCGTCTACCCCAACATTGAAGATTCCCGCTGGCTTTCCAATCTGGAGTCCACTCACTGGCTGGAGCACATCAAG CTGATCCTGGCTGGGGCGCTGCGTATCGCAGACAAGGTGGAGTCCGGCAAAACGTCCGTGGTGGTCCACTGCAGCGACGGCTGGGACCGCACGGCCCAGCTCACCTCGCTGGCCATGTTGATGCTGGACGGTTACTACAGAACCATTCGGGGCTTCCAGGTCTTGCTGGAGAAAGAATGGCTGAGCTTCGGCCACCGCTTCCAGCTG CGTATCGGCCACGGCGACAAGAACCACACGGACGCCGATCGCTCGCCCGTTTTCATTCAGTTTGTTGACTGCGTGTGGCAGTTGAGTCGCCAG TTTCCCGCAGCTTTTGAGTTTAACGAATACTTCCTGGTGACCATCTTGGACCATCTGTACAGCTGCTTGTTTGGGACGTTCCTGTGTAACAGCGAACAGCAGAGGTTGAAGGAA GAGATTCCAAAGAGGACCGTTTCCTTGTGGTCATACGTTAACAGCCAGCTGGAGGAGTTCACCAACCCTTTGTACGTGAACTTCTCCAATCACGTGCTGTTCCCGGTCGTGAGCTTACGCCACCTGGAGCTCTGGGTCGGCTACTACATACGCTGGAACCCTCGCATGAGGCCTCAG GAACCTGTTCATCAGCGCCACAAGGAACTGCTGGCCAAGCGCGCCGAGCTGCAGAAGAGAGTCGACGAGCTGCAGCGAGAGGCCACCGACCGCTCGGCGTCCTCTTCCGCGGAGCGGGCGGGCTCTCCGACGCGGTCCATCACCCCAGTGCAGACCTTCGTTTGA
- the mtmr2 gene encoding myotubularin-related protein 2 isoform X3, producing MAVSSGERSTQVKAPSCVQSEMTTSAEFSPEIRVKPKTPAKVFRDSDKEEPQLLPNEVVQDMAQDVTYFCPFTGALRGTVTVSNYRLFFKCMDREPSFVLDLPLGVVSRVEKIGSASSRGDASYGLVCKDMRNLRFAHKQMDDTLRKSVFEVLMKFAFPVSNGLQIFAFEYGQVFPENGWKVYDAVSEYKRQGIPNESWRITKVNDHYELCDTYPSTMAVPVHIPDEELKRVAAFRAKGRIPVLSWIHPESQATVTRCSQPMVGVNGKRSKEDEKYLQAIMDANAQSHKLFIFDARPSVNAAANKMKGGGYESEDAYQNAELVFLDIHNIHVMRESLRKLKDVVYPNIEDSRWLSNLESTHWLEHIKLILAGALRIADKVESGKTSVVVHCSDGWDRTAQLTSLAMLMLDGYYRTIRGFQVLLEKEWLSFGHRFQLRIGHGDKNHTDADRSPVFIQFVDCVWQLSRQFPAAFEFNEYFLVTILDHLYSCLFGTFLCNSEQQRLKEEIPKRTVSLWSYVNSQLEEFTNPLYVNFSNHVLFPVVSLRHLELWVGYYIRWNPRMRPQEPVHQRHKELLAKRAELQKRVDELQREATDRSASSSAERAGSPTRSITPVQTFV from the exons ATGGCAGTTTCGAG CGGTGAGCGTTCGACGCAAGTGAAAGCTCCTTCTTGCGTGCAGTCCGAGATGACCACCTCAGCGGAGTTTTCCCCAGAGATCAGG gTCAagcccaaaactccggcaaag GTTTTTCGAGATTCTGACAAAGAGGAGCCGCAGTTACTTCCAAATGAAGTTGTGCAAGATATGG ctcaagACGTCACCTATTTCTGTCCATTTACCGGAGCGTTACGTGGAACAGTGACAGTTAGCAACTACAGACTCTTCTTCAAATGCATGGACAGG GAGCCCTCTTTTGTGCTGGACCTGCCCCTCGGGGTCGTGAGTCGCGTGGAGAAGATCGGCAGCGCGTCGAGCCGCGGCGATGCGTCCTACGGCCTCGTCTGCAAG GATATGCGAAACCTGCGGTTTGCGCACAAACAAATGGATGACACCCTCAGGAAGTCCGTTTTCGAAGTGTTGATGAAATTTGCGTTTCCTGTCTCCAACGGGTTG CAAATATTTGCTTTCGAGTACGGACAAGTGTTTCCTGAGAATGGATGGAAGGTGTATGACGCGGTCTCTGAATACAAAAGACAG GGCATTCCCAATGAAAGTTGGAGGATTACAAAGGTAAACGATCACTACGAACTGTGCGACACGTACCCGTCGACGATGGCGGTTCCGGTCCACATCCCGGATGAGGAGCTAAAGAGAGTGGCGGCCTTCCGGGCAAAGGGAAGGATTCCC GTTCTGTCCTGGATCCACCCGGAGAGCCAGGCCACAGTGACGCGTTGCAGTCAGCCCATGGTCGGAGTGAATGGGAAGCGAagcaaagaggatgaaaaataccTGCAGGCAATCATGGATGCCAACGCCCAGTCACATAAACTCTTCATTTTTGATGCCAGGCCCAGCGTCAACGCTGCGGCCAACAAG ATGAAAGGTGGCGGATATGAAAGCGAGGATGCTTATCAAAACGCCGAGTTGGTGTTCTTGGATATTCACAACATCCACGTCATGAGAGAGTCGCTGCGCAAGCTGAAGGACGTCGTCTACCCCAACATTGAAGATTCCCGCTGGCTTTCCAATCTGGAGTCCACTCACTGGCTGGAGCACATCAAG CTGATCCTGGCTGGGGCGCTGCGTATCGCAGACAAGGTGGAGTCCGGCAAAACGTCCGTGGTGGTCCACTGCAGCGACGGCTGGGACCGCACGGCCCAGCTCACCTCGCTGGCCATGTTGATGCTGGACGGTTACTACAGAACCATTCGGGGCTTCCAGGTCTTGCTGGAGAAAGAATGGCTGAGCTTCGGCCACCGCTTCCAGCTG CGTATCGGCCACGGCGACAAGAACCACACGGACGCCGATCGCTCGCCCGTTTTCATTCAGTTTGTTGACTGCGTGTGGCAGTTGAGTCGCCAG TTTCCCGCAGCTTTTGAGTTTAACGAATACTTCCTGGTGACCATCTTGGACCATCTGTACAGCTGCTTGTTTGGGACGTTCCTGTGTAACAGCGAACAGCAGAGGTTGAAGGAA GAGATTCCAAAGAGGACCGTTTCCTTGTGGTCATACGTTAACAGCCAGCTGGAGGAGTTCACCAACCCTTTGTACGTGAACTTCTCCAATCACGTGCTGTTCCCGGTCGTGAGCTTACGCCACCTGGAGCTCTGGGTCGGCTACTACATACGCTGGAACCCTCGCATGAGGCCTCAG GAACCTGTTCATCAGCGCCACAAGGAACTGCTGGCCAAGCGCGCCGAGCTGCAGAAGAGAGTCGACGAGCTGCAGCGAGAGGCCACCGACCGCTCGGCGTCCTCTTCCGCGGAGCGGGCGGGCTCTCCGACGCGGTCCATCACCCCAGTGCAGACCTTCGTTTGA
- the fam76b gene encoding protein FAM76B: MATSALYACTKCNQRYPFEELSQGQQLCKECRIAHPIVKCTYCRSEFQQESKTNTICKKCAQNVKQFGTPKPCQYCNIIAAFIGTKCQRCTNSEKKYGPPQTCEQCKQQCAFDRKEEGRRKVDGKLLCWLCTLSYRRVLQKTKEQRKGFGSSNSSALNEKDHHHHHHHSLQHHHQQRHSSAHKLSGSLSPEQEQGLWKPSHKSSSIQKETPKKKAKLEMKPSNGDSGSITQSVDSGGTDNFILISQLKEEVMSLKRLLQQRDQTILDKERKLTELKADFQYQESNMRVKMNQMEKAHKESMEQQQAKNRELMKQVAALSKGKKFERTGSSLPLP, from the exons atggCGACGTCGGCTCTCTACGCCTGTACGAAGTGTAACCAGCGGTACCCGTTCGAGGAGCTGTCGCAGGGGCAGCAGCTGTGCAAG GAGTGTCGCATCGCACACCCAATCGTGAAGTGCACGTACTGCAGATCCGAGTTTCAGCAAGAAAG taaaacCAATACCATCTGCAAGAAATGCGCCCAGAACGTCAAGCAGTTTGGGACG cccaAACCGTGTCAGTACTGTAACATCATTGCGGCGTTTATTGGGACCAAGTGCCAACGTTGTACCAACTCTGAAAAGAAATACGGGCCGCCTCAAACCTGCGAGCAGTGCAAACAACAGTGTGCCTTTGACCGCAAGGAGGAAGGCAGGAGAAAA GTGGACGGAAAACTTCTGTGCTGGCTCTGCACTCTGTCCTACCGCCGCGTTCTGCAGAAGACCAAGGAACAGAGGAAAGGCTTCGGCTCCTCCAACTCTTCGGCCCTCAACGAGAAagaccaccatcatcatcatcatcactcgctGCAGCACCATCACCAACAAAGACACAGCAGCGCTCACAA GCTCAGCGGAAGCCTGAGTCCTGAACAGGAGCAAGGATTGTGGAAGCCCAG CCATAAATCGTCTTCGATCCAAAAAGAGACTCCAAAGAAGAAAGCCAAATTGGAGATGAAGCCATCAAACGGTGACAG CGGTTCAATCACCCAGTCCGTGGACTCGGGAGGAACCGACAACTTCATTCTCATCAGCCAACTGAAAGAAGAGGTGATGTCGCTGAAGAGACTCCTGCAGCAGAGGGATCAGACCATTCTAGACAAGGAACGAAAG CTCACAGAACTGAAAGCTGACTTTCAGTATCAAGAGTCCAACATGAGAGTCAAGATGAACCAAATGGAGAAGGCGCACAAAGAGTCGATGGAACAGCAGCAG GCGAAGAACAGAGAGCTGATGAAACAAGTGGCCGCGCTGTCCAAAGGGAAAAAGTTTGAGCGGACGGGGAGTTCGCTGCCGCTGCCCTAA